The proteins below come from a single Paludibacter jiangxiensis genomic window:
- a CDS encoding cofactor-independent phosphoglycerate mutase, whose translation MKYIVILGDGMADEPIAELGGKTPLQAAHKPNIDRLAALGCSGMLKTIPEGFAPGSEIANLAVLGYDVPKVFEGRGSLEAASMGIDIEDGEMAMRCNLICIEDGKIKNHSAGHISNEEASELIEFLNKELSDDVIKFFPGVSYRHLLKMKGGDKHLDCTPPHDVPGTPFENVMIKAQATEAEQTAKKLNELTLKSQQLLENHPVNLKRKAAGKDPANSIWLWSPGYRPQMKTINQLFGVKSGAVISAVDLIKGIGVYAGLRPIVVDGATGLYNTNYEGKAQAAIDALRTDDFVYLHIEASDEAGHEGDVALKVKTIEYLDSRVVKPIFEEVSKWNEPVTIAVLPDHPTPCSIRTHTAAPVPFVIYRPHQEPDAVLIYDEYEAQKGSYGILQSQQFMQILLS comes from the coding sequence ATGAAATATATTGTAATTCTAGGCGATGGTATGGCTGATGAGCCTATTGCAGAACTCGGGGGCAAAACTCCGTTGCAAGCCGCTCACAAGCCTAATATTGACAGGCTCGCAGCACTGGGTTGTTCCGGTATGCTGAAAACTATTCCGGAAGGTTTCGCTCCTGGTAGTGAGATTGCAAATCTGGCTGTATTAGGATATGACGTTCCGAAGGTCTTTGAAGGAAGAGGTTCTTTGGAGGCTGCCAGTATGGGTATTGATATTGAAGATGGAGAAATGGCTATGCGTTGTAATTTGATTTGCATTGAGGATGGAAAAATAAAAAACCATTCGGCAGGCCATATTTCAAACGAAGAGGCTTCCGAACTGATTGAATTTTTAAATAAAGAACTTAGCGATGATGTTATAAAGTTTTTCCCGGGGGTTTCCTATCGTCATTTGTTGAAGATGAAGGGTGGAGATAAGCATCTTGATTGTACTCCTCCGCACGATGTGCCGGGTACTCCTTTTGAGAATGTGATGATAAAGGCACAGGCGACAGAAGCGGAACAAACCGCTAAAAAATTGAATGAGCTTACCTTGAAATCGCAACAATTACTGGAAAATCATCCGGTGAATCTTAAAAGAAAGGCGGCGGGAAAGGATCCTGCAAATAGTATCTGGTTGTGGTCTCCCGGTTATCGCCCTCAGATGAAAACTATAAATCAGTTATTTGGGGTGAAGAGTGGGGCTGTTATTTCAGCCGTGGACCTCATTAAGGGAATCGGTGTGTATGCCGGATTACGGCCTATTGTTGTGGATGGTGCAACCGGACTTTACAATACTAATTACGAAGGTAAGGCGCAGGCTGCAATTGATGCTTTGCGCACCGACGATTTTGTCTATCTTCATATCGAAGCGAGTGATGAAGCAGGCCATGAAGGAGATGTGGCTCTTAAAGTAAAGACCATCGAATATTTGGATAGCAGAGTGGTGAAGCCGATATTCGAAGAAGTTTCAAAATGGAATGAGCCGGTTACTATTGCTGTTTTGCCGGATCATCCGACGCCGTGCAGTATAAGAACTCACACCGCAGCCCCGGTGCCGTTTGTTATTTATCGTCCGCACCAAGAGCCCGATGCAGTACTTATTTACGATGAATATGAGGCGCAAAAAGGTTCATACGGAATTCTACAAAGCCAGCAGTTTATGCAAATACTGTTGAGTTGA
- a CDS encoding DUF4153 domain-containing protein, with product MKLYFFKNWNEKLKLVLVRFPLSLLFVLGTSVLFVLKIHDYKVEISEFMWPLFLGGVFLSIATTLLCEEMRNKLAAISVEILVVIVWLVYCLTLPKHMQPVHIYQVVVVSVSFALSIFFIAFLKKACEIPFWNFVYNIIVLLLVTYLFASVLMGGLGLALLSLDKLFHVVINEKIYGYLNVFCFVIFAPVYWLASIPHSDEKFDSRVQFNKVLKILGLYILLPILCIYLSILYVYMFQIIAKWELPNGWVSMLVSALGIGGLLTIIILYPLRIRGENRTVVWLAKYFPLVLLPLLVLMFVAIARRLDDYGMTINRLYVLLLNLWLFGVSIWLFIVKSKYIKWIVVSFALVAFLSSVGPWSIGNISKYSLRHELKSRLSGLHFLENGGTVKMKIPAMYVDSTSKDRITEITNYLFDTYGVESLQYLFAYPVSKMSSREIVNRFGIQETNSKVIQQFDAWQPENTWSSKVAPYSNIVAINKSFSPDNPYEDENVVLKIDGAVVLVQIKTQPSRYITVSLGSRLQQFVNAGTEKRNRCTKEEMTLNGPNYRMIIISVSGDYNRRTRSYHVGYLKAYLMY from the coding sequence ATGAAACTCTATTTTTTTAAGAACTGGAACGAAAAGCTAAAGCTGGTGTTAGTTCGTTTCCCTTTATCATTGTTGTTTGTTTTAGGAACAAGCGTGCTGTTTGTGCTGAAAATTCATGACTATAAGGTTGAAATCAGCGAATTTATGTGGCCTTTGTTTTTGGGGGGAGTCTTCTTGTCAATCGCTACCACCCTGTTATGTGAGGAGATGAGAAATAAACTCGCTGCTATATCAGTGGAGATTCTGGTGGTAATAGTCTGGCTTGTTTATTGTTTAACCTTGCCTAAACACATGCAGCCTGTACATATTTATCAGGTGGTTGTTGTCTCGGTCTCATTTGCATTATCCATATTTTTTATTGCTTTTCTGAAAAAGGCCTGCGAAATTCCATTTTGGAACTTTGTGTATAATATTATTGTACTGTTGCTGGTGACGTATCTTTTCGCATCAGTACTGATGGGTGGATTGGGTCTGGCGCTTCTGTCGCTCGATAAATTATTCCATGTTGTTATAAACGAAAAAATATATGGATACCTCAATGTTTTTTGTTTTGTGATTTTTGCCCCGGTTTATTGGCTGGCGTCAATCCCTCATTCGGATGAGAAATTTGATAGTCGAGTCCAATTTAATAAAGTGCTCAAAATACTCGGACTGTATATTCTGTTGCCAATCCTTTGTATTTATCTGTCAATTTTGTATGTGTACATGTTTCAGATAATTGCGAAGTGGGAATTACCCAATGGGTGGGTTTCCATGTTGGTGTCTGCGCTTGGAATCGGAGGGCTGCTTACAATAATAATTCTTTATCCGCTTCGTATTCGGGGGGAAAACCGAACGGTGGTGTGGTTGGCAAAATATTTTCCGTTGGTTCTTCTTCCTTTGTTAGTGTTGATGTTTGTTGCTATTGCAAGAAGGCTGGATGATTACGGCATGACGATTAATCGTCTCTATGTCTTGTTGCTGAATTTGTGGTTGTTTGGTGTCAGTATCTGGTTGTTTATTGTGAAATCAAAATATATTAAGTGGATTGTTGTGTCGTTTGCATTGGTTGCATTTCTATCATCGGTAGGTCCATGGAGCATTGGGAATATCTCCAAATATAGTTTGCGTCATGAATTGAAGAGTCGCCTATCGGGTTTGCATTTTCTGGAAAATGGAGGGACAGTAAAAATGAAGATTCCGGCAATGTATGTAGATTCAACTTCAAAAGACAGAATTACAGAGATCACTAATTATCTCTTTGATACATACGGTGTGGAAAGCTTGCAGTATTTGTTTGCATATCCCGTTAGTAAAATGAGTTCACGGGAAATAGTGAATCGTTTTGGAATACAGGAAACAAACTCTAAAGTCATTCAGCAATTTGATGCCTGGCAACCAGAAAATACCTGGTCGTCCAAAGTGGCTCCTTATTCAAACATTGTGGCGATTAACAAGTCGTTCTCTCCGGATAATCCATACGAGGATGAAAATGTTGTTTTGAAAATTGATGGAGCTGTTGTTTTGGTTCAAATCAAAACGCAGCCATCCAGATATATAACGGTTTCGCTGGGATCCAGGCTACAGCAGTTTGTGAATGCGGGAACTGAAAAGAGAAATAGATGCACTAAAGAAGAAATGACTTTGAACGGGCCTAATTATAGAATGATTATTATCTCTGTGTCTGGAGATTATAATCGCAGGACCCGATCATATCATGTTGGATATTTGAAGGCGTACCTGATGTATTGA
- a CDS encoding DUF2851 family protein, whose translation MKEALLQYAWQHKLFYAGNLATIKGKRVEVIDPGQINRDAGPDFFNAKIKIGETVWAGNVEVHINSSDWKDHHHTNDSAYNNIILHVIAKHDADIFRISGEEIEQLLLPCYEDLESRHEALMGQKSFVSCAEHLDKVPRILLSDWKNALLTERLELKVNDIETLLQNTQNNWEEAFYITLARNFGTGINSIPFELLAKSLPQIYLAKHKDNLTQIEAMLFGQSGLLNQSPASDYTDKLKQEYSFLKAKYQLQPIDAHLWKLLRLRPQNFPHVRIAQFATLTNKSSKLFSKVVNAKSIEEMESLFECSTSEYWQSHYTFNKAADSKNKAIGKSTIKILLINTAAPFLFAYGRYKNDERMQEKALTLLEQVTPEQNSIIKNWKQYNIAATSAFDSQALIHLKKHYCDCKKCLQCRIGHYVLKHDS comes from the coding sequence ATGAAGGAAGCACTACTCCAGTATGCATGGCAGCATAAACTTTTCTACGCTGGCAATCTGGCTACAATCAAAGGGAAAAGAGTCGAAGTCATAGATCCCGGACAAATAAACAGAGATGCGGGACCTGATTTTTTTAACGCAAAAATCAAAATCGGAGAAACTGTGTGGGCCGGCAATGTTGAAGTGCACATAAATTCGTCTGACTGGAAAGACCATCACCATACCAATGACAGTGCCTACAACAATATCATTCTACACGTTATAGCCAAACATGACGCTGACATTTTCAGAATTTCCGGTGAAGAAATCGAACAATTACTACTCCCCTGCTACGAAGATCTTGAATCACGACACGAAGCATTGATGGGACAAAAATCGTTTGTTTCGTGTGCTGAACATTTAGATAAAGTTCCACGTATTCTTCTTTCCGACTGGAAAAATGCATTGCTAACAGAACGACTTGAGCTTAAAGTAAACGATATTGAAACACTTCTTCAAAACACGCAGAACAATTGGGAAGAAGCTTTTTATATAACATTGGCGCGTAATTTCGGAACAGGCATCAATTCTATTCCATTTGAACTTTTAGCCAAGAGTTTACCGCAGATATACCTAGCAAAACACAAAGACAATCTGACGCAAATTGAAGCGATGCTATTCGGTCAATCCGGACTACTAAATCAATCGCCGGCAAGCGATTATACAGACAAATTAAAACAGGAATACTCCTTTCTGAAAGCCAAATATCAACTCCAACCGATTGACGCCCATCTTTGGAAACTACTCCGCTTGCGCCCGCAAAATTTTCCTCACGTCCGGATTGCCCAGTTTGCTACTTTAACGAACAAATCCTCCAAACTCTTCTCAAAAGTTGTCAATGCAAAATCCATCGAAGAAATGGAGTCTTTGTTTGAATGTAGCACATCCGAATACTGGCAATCGCATTATACCTTCAACAAAGCCGCAGATTCAAAGAACAAAGCGATAGGTAAATCAACCATCAAAATTTTATTAATCAACACGGCTGCTCCGTTCCTATTTGCTTACGGACGATACAAAAACGACGAAAGAATGCAGGAAAAAGCACTTACATTGTTGGAACAAGTTACTCCCGAGCAAAACAGTATTATCAAAAACTGGAAGCAATACAATATCGCTGCAACCTCCGCTTTTGACAGTCAGGCCCTCATTCATCTCAAAAAACATTATTGCGATTGTAAAAAGTGCCTTCAATGCCGCATAGGACATTATGTGCTGAAACACGACTCTTAA
- a CDS encoding TonB-dependent receptor translates to MKNLFLALFLILSATVSAQNITATGSIFDSKHQPLVGATATLVSKSNPNHKLGDVANANGNFTVKGLSIGTYTMQISFVGFTTLTKSIEIKQNNQRLGSFTLKEESIDLKEITAVGRATRAQQTEDTIKYNADAFKTIQGADASTLISKMPGIVVDGSGKIQAQGETVQKVMVDGKPFFDGDPNLALKNLPAEVVQNIEVFDKKSEQAEFTGFEDGNSVKTINVITRRGMQTGVFGKLNAGIGINEDNKTDYQGSLSMNIFKGNRRITLLGMSNNINQQNFSQDDLAGIMGGGMGMGRGGRGGGFGGGSTLVSGGGGITKTNAGGLNYTDKWGKKIDITGGYFFNITNNTLIQSKNDTYFKQDALGRFQTSDENDFSQTKNINHRFNLKLDYQIDANNSLTFMPNLSFQSNNGNSSMLYNTYLNGASSTKTNTATSRDVTANNLSGMLLYRHRFSKSGRTISLTLNGSSNQNNNDGYTEKHFLNNVITEDDYQTILNNSNGYSLGANAIYTEPLSKTSQLQATYRVNYNHRDIDKQTRDRLTMVLDTALSNLYNSDYLTQSGGLGYRLSSKGLMLMANVDVQHAALQGDQTYPLMVNTDKSYNSILPNMMLNYRFNPYNTIRVFLRASTSAPSIQQLQNVIDNSNPAAITGGNPNLNQQISNNAMFRYTFTPKSGQTLIVMFSAGNTLHYIGNSTILATKDSVLQKGIILRNGAQYSSPVNLTGSWNMNSMFTFGFPVDFLKSNLNISTNFGFNQIPSLYNGVKQMTKNYTIAPKAILGSNISDKLDFTLSYGAAYNIARNNVSSISNNTYLNQTASFKLDWIFWKGLTFQNNMSYQNYRSFANSLSSGFSQNYFMWTASVGKKIMKNDRGEIKLQAYDILRQNKSLTRNVYDNYYEDAISNVMKPFVMLSFTYDLRNFSGQKYQQQQQKQNRQRQQMWEKGGMPPAGSMPPGGGMPGGMPPGGMPMM, encoded by the coding sequence ATGAAAAATTTGTTTCTCGCTCTGTTTCTAATTCTTTCGGCGACTGTTTCGGCTCAAAACATCACGGCAACCGGATCTATTTTTGATTCGAAGCACCAGCCACTGGTTGGGGCCACCGCAACTCTCGTTAGCAAAAGCAACCCAAACCATAAGTTGGGTGATGTCGCAAATGCCAACGGTAATTTTACTGTCAAAGGGCTATCGATTGGTACATACACCATGCAAATTTCGTTTGTAGGATTTACGACTCTGACCAAGAGTATTGAAATAAAACAAAACAATCAACGCTTAGGAAGTTTTACACTAAAAGAAGAGTCGATAGACCTCAAAGAAATAACTGCTGTAGGTCGGGCAACAAGAGCGCAACAAACAGAAGATACCATTAAATACAATGCTGATGCCTTTAAAACCATTCAGGGTGCTGATGCAAGCACGCTGATTTCTAAAATGCCGGGTATCGTAGTGGACGGATCGGGCAAAATACAGGCTCAGGGTGAAACAGTACAGAAAGTAATGGTAGATGGCAAACCGTTTTTTGACGGTGACCCGAACTTAGCTTTGAAGAATTTGCCGGCAGAAGTTGTACAAAACATCGAAGTATTTGACAAGAAAAGCGAACAAGCCGAATTTACCGGATTTGAAGATGGAAACTCGGTCAAAACGATCAATGTTATCACCCGAAGAGGCATGCAAACCGGAGTGTTCGGAAAACTGAATGCCGGTATCGGAATAAACGAAGACAACAAGACCGATTACCAGGGATCACTCTCTATGAATATCTTCAAAGGCAATCGCCGCATTACCCTGCTGGGAATGTCTAACAACATTAATCAACAAAACTTTTCGCAGGACGATTTAGCTGGCATAATGGGCGGTGGAATGGGAATGGGACGAGGTGGTCGTGGCGGAGGCTTCGGCGGTGGTTCCACATTGGTTTCGGGCGGTGGCGGTATAACCAAAACCAATGCCGGTGGGTTAAACTATACCGATAAATGGGGAAAGAAAATCGATATTACCGGTGGTTATTTCTTCAACATAACAAACAACACTTTGATCCAATCAAAGAATGATACCTATTTCAAGCAGGATGCATTGGGTCGATTCCAAACTTCGGACGAAAACGATTTTTCTCAAACAAAGAATATCAACCACCGTTTCAATCTCAAACTGGACTATCAGATCGACGCGAACAACTCGTTGACATTTATGCCGAACTTAAGTTTCCAGTCCAACAACGGAAATAGTTCGATGCTCTATAACACCTATCTGAACGGAGCCTCATCAACTAAAACCAACACGGCCACGAGCCGAGATGTAACTGCCAACAATCTATCGGGTATGTTGTTATATCGTCACCGGTTTAGCAAGTCTGGACGAACCATTTCACTTACCTTGAATGGAAGTTCCAACCAAAACAACAATGACGGATATACCGAAAAACATTTCCTAAACAATGTAATAACAGAAGATGACTATCAAACGATTCTGAACAATTCAAACGGCTATAGTCTGGGGGCCAATGCCATATACACCGAGCCATTGAGTAAAACATCGCAATTGCAAGCCACCTACCGCGTCAATTACAACCACCGCGACATCGACAAGCAAACAAGAGATCGTTTGACGATGGTTTTGGACACCGCATTGTCCAACTTATACAACAGCGACTATCTTACACAATCGGGTGGTTTGGGATATCGTCTCAGCAGTAAAGGATTAATGTTGATGGCTAATGTCGATGTTCAACATGCAGCCCTTCAGGGAGATCAGACCTATCCATTAATGGTCAATACCGATAAGTCGTATAACAGTATATTACCCAATATGATGTTGAATTACCGTTTCAACCCATACAATACGATAAGAGTATTTTTACGTGCGTCAACATCTGCTCCGTCAATTCAACAGTTACAAAATGTCATCGACAACTCAAATCCGGCTGCTATCACCGGAGGGAACCCGAATCTGAACCAGCAAATATCAAACAACGCCATGTTCCGATACACTTTCACCCCAAAATCGGGTCAAACCCTGATCGTCATGTTCAGTGCTGGTAACACCCTGCATTACATCGGGAATTCAACTATTTTGGCTACCAAAGATAGTGTATTGCAAAAAGGCATTATTCTCCGAAATGGTGCTCAATACAGCTCTCCGGTCAACTTAACCGGTAGCTGGAACATGAATTCGATGTTTACATTTGGATTTCCGGTCGACTTTCTCAAGAGCAACCTGAATATTTCGACCAATTTCGGATTCAATCAGATTCCCTCTCTTTACAACGGGGTAAAACAGATGACTAAAAACTACACTATCGCGCCTAAGGCAATCCTCGGAAGTAACATCAGCGACAAGCTCGACTTTACCCTCTCTTATGGTGCAGCCTATAACATTGCCCGTAACAATGTATCCTCAATATCGAACAATACCTATTTGAATCAAACAGCTAGTTTCAAGCTCGACTGGATATTCTGGAAAGGATTGACCTTCCAAAACAACATGTCTTACCAAAACTACCGCAGTTTTGCGAATAGTCTTTCAAGCGGTTTTTCTCAAAACTACTTTATGTGGACTGCCAGTGTGGGTAAAAAAATCATGAAAAATGACAGAGGGGAGATCAAGCTACAGGCTTATGACATCCTACGCCAGAACAAATCGTTGACACGCAATGTTTACGACAATTATTACGAAGATGCAATATCGAATGTAATGAAGCCATTTGTAATGTTGAGTTTCACATACGATTTACGTAATTTCAGCGGACAAAAATATCAACAGCAACAACAAAAACAGAATCGCCAAAGACAACAAATGTGGGAAAAAGGCGGAATGCCTCCTGCCGGTAGTATGCCTCCCGGAGGCGGTATGCCAGGTGGAATGCCTCCTGGCGGTATGCCAATGATGTAA
- a CDS encoding carbon-nitrogen hydrolase family protein — translation MKICIVQTSAFKGDIEKNISKHLQFLDLAIANQCDLVVFPELSLTGYEPTLAKELATTSNDDRLSCFQKISDQQNIIICIGLPTQMDATLFISMIIFQPDKEPITYSKQHRYPSEVDYFSPGATPVYLHIDETVVAPAICYELSVSQHAENAYRNQASVYLASVLNSVSGVDADLQKLSDIARKYHMTTVMANYVGESGGYECAGKSSVWHADGNLAGQLDGTSEGILIYDTTTKSVFQKLI, via the coding sequence ATGAAAATTTGTATCGTCCAGACATCCGCCTTCAAAGGTGATATTGAAAAAAATATTTCCAAACATCTGCAATTTCTTGATCTTGCCATTGCAAACCAATGCGATTTGGTGGTGTTTCCTGAACTCTCTCTTACCGGCTATGAGCCAACGCTTGCCAAAGAACTTGCAACAACCAGTAATGATGATCGACTCAGTTGTTTTCAAAAAATAAGTGATCAGCAAAATATCATTATCTGTATCGGATTACCGACTCAAATGGATGCAACGCTTTTTATCAGCATGATCATCTTCCAACCTGACAAAGAGCCCATCACTTATTCAAAGCAACACCGCTACCCTAGTGAGGTCGATTATTTCTCTCCGGGAGCTACGCCTGTTTATCTCCATATTGACGAAACAGTTGTTGCGCCGGCCATCTGTTATGAACTATCGGTTTCTCAACATGCAGAGAATGCATACCGCAATCAGGCATCCGTTTACCTTGCCAGCGTGCTTAATTCAGTAAGCGGCGTAGATGCGGACTTACAAAAACTATCCGACATCGCACGAAAATATCACATGACAACTGTTATGGCAAACTATGTGGGCGAATCGGGAGGATATGAGTGTGCCGGCAAAAGCTCGGTTTGGCATGCAGACGGCAATTTGGCAGGTCAACTCGATGGCACAAGCGAAGGAATCCTTATCTACGACACAACGACCAAATCTGTATTTCAAAAATTGATATAA
- a CDS encoding transglutaminase domain-containing protein gives MRFKILFLLLLCISLHSQAQTDYPSVDQIALRLPESESKTINGIAAYINSHFNTPDDKARAIFCWITHNIAYDVENMYKVNLYQNTNDIVERTLNTRKGICMSYTELFNAIAAKTGLKSFAVQGYTKQNNKVDILPHAWNAVLIGLEWSLIDATWGAGYIQNGKFVRHIENRNFKPNPRQFINTHIPFDPLWQMLDYTVTNQDFYEGKTGSANKKIFNYKDSLSEYQTLPESKQLSDASRRVEANGVKNAMIYEHLQHLHQQLEYLHNYKMTDLFNQAVAHYNNGIALMNQFINYRNNQFNPKKEDKEIRQMVDTVSIELSASQSRLSEIQKPDAQTAASITQLNKSLEQATAGMNEQKAFVDKYFKTGKLFRKTLFYKYTLMGIPVR, from the coding sequence ATGAGATTCAAAATTCTTTTTCTGCTTTTACTCTGCATATCTTTACATTCACAGGCTCAAACCGATTATCCCTCCGTTGATCAGATAGCGCTCCGGCTTCCCGAATCAGAGAGCAAGACAATAAACGGGATTGCGGCTTATATCAACAGCCATTTCAATACCCCGGACGATAAAGCCCGTGCTATCTTCTGCTGGATCACCCACAACATTGCCTATGATGTGGAGAACATGTACAAAGTCAACCTCTACCAAAACACAAATGATATTGTAGAGCGGACACTGAACACGCGGAAAGGCATTTGCATGTCTTACACCGAACTGTTCAATGCCATTGCAGCAAAAACTGGGTTAAAATCATTTGCAGTACAAGGGTACACAAAACAGAACAACAAAGTGGATATACTGCCACACGCGTGGAATGCAGTTCTGATTGGGTTGGAATGGAGTCTAATAGATGCCACCTGGGGTGCCGGATATATACAAAACGGGAAATTTGTCCGCCACATCGAAAACCGCAATTTCAAACCAAATCCACGCCAGTTCATCAATACGCATATACCATTCGATCCATTGTGGCAAATGCTCGATTATACCGTTACCAATCAGGATTTCTACGAAGGAAAAACGGGATCGGCCAATAAGAAGATATTCAACTATAAAGATTCTTTATCCGAATATCAAACGTTACCGGAAAGTAAACAACTCAGCGATGCCTCCCGGCGAGTGGAAGCCAACGGGGTGAAAAATGCCATGATTTACGAACATTTGCAACACCTTCACCAACAGTTGGAGTATCTGCATAATTACAAAATGACTGATCTTTTCAATCAGGCCGTCGCTCATTACAATAACGGCATTGCCCTGATGAATCAGTTTATCAATTACAGGAATAACCAATTTAATCCGAAGAAAGAAGACAAAGAAATCCGGCAAATGGTGGACACTGTTAGCATAGAACTTTCGGCATCACAAAGTAGATTGTCTGAAATTCAAAAGCCGGATGCACAAACAGCGGCATCCATTACTCAGTTAAACAAATCGTTGGAGCAGGCTACCGCCGGAATGAACGAACAAAAAGCATTTGTAGATAAATATTTCAAAACCGGGAAATTATTTCGTAAAACATTGTTCTACAAATACACCTTGATGGGCATACCCGTTCGTTGA
- a CDS encoding LTA synthase family protein — translation MRTFFLRCKFFLQNSLPYRYNILFFLLFTAAFYYNFWLFLDIVEQPISTDIPSSVFLHIATSLILVLPYFLMRRHKEILLVVLFLLNFYCISNLLYYRTYFTLLPFDSFTMVNNLNGLGDSILGSFRKVDWFFPIPSVLLLLSYLFFFRKSIIPESIRLRAISGAVVLAAIVITIGYNLFKDRNQVSNLLSEENEFRYDLVEGASTYGFFHCWVYQAKSLLHEQAQMTAAEKRIVEKWLKDNKKDMSPVTVHEAGSKNVIILIVESLESFPIGNSLNGTEITPNLNRLLKEESCLYAPHVVPQVNGGHSSDAQLIFNAGMLPPRTGAACFRYARNSYFTLAKALKEKGYNTHTMLGGNASFWNQGVLTRQLGYDDLIAVDQYNCDEYYEMGLTDSTFLAQSVEKLKAFKQPFMAQMITLSSHDPYKLPNDRIYLKVPSNCPADMAAYLNAIHYVDQCIGRFVDGLRSNGLLSKSVLIITGDHDCTKRQPAQWRVYAKRWNAETALTPFIVVNGNRQQTYAPVMGQIDIYPSLISILGLQKYQWHGLGTSIFAPEKTPFAVNARMHEFGVAQIAASNVREHIKSAWNVSDLMVTRDYFGKQ, via the coding sequence ATGAGAACCTTCTTCCTCCGGTGTAAATTTTTCTTACAGAATTCGTTGCCATATCGCTACAATATTCTGTTTTTCCTCTTGTTCACAGCTGCTTTTTATTACAATTTCTGGTTGTTTCTGGACATTGTAGAACAGCCGATTAGTACGGATATTCCTTCGTCTGTATTTCTTCATATTGCCACGTCGCTGATTTTAGTCCTGCCTTATTTTTTAATGCGCAGGCATAAGGAGATTTTATTGGTTGTGTTGTTTTTGCTCAACTTTTACTGCATCAGTAACTTGTTGTATTACCGTACCTATTTTACTCTTCTTCCCTTCGACTCATTCACAATGGTGAATAACCTGAATGGCTTGGGCGACAGTATTCTCGGTTCCTTCCGGAAAGTCGACTGGTTTTTCCCGATTCCATCTGTCTTATTATTGTTGAGCTATCTGTTCTTCTTTCGCAAATCAATCATTCCGGAATCTATTCGCTTGAGGGCAATTAGTGGTGCGGTTGTTTTGGCTGCCATTGTGATTACTATCGGCTATAACCTTTTTAAGGATAGAAATCAGGTGAGTAACCTGCTGTCGGAAGAGAATGAGTTTCGATACGATTTGGTGGAAGGCGCTTCAACTTATGGCTTCTTTCATTGCTGGGTTTATCAGGCCAAAAGTCTCCTGCACGAACAAGCACAAATGACAGCGGCGGAGAAACGAATTGTGGAAAAATGGTTGAAGGATAATAAGAAGGATATGAGTCCGGTGACGGTTCACGAAGCCGGAAGCAAGAATGTCATCATCCTGATAGTGGAGTCACTTGAATCTTTCCCCATTGGCAATTCGCTGAACGGAACTGAAATTACACCCAATCTTAATCGATTGCTGAAAGAAGAATCGTGCCTGTATGCTCCTCATGTGGTACCTCAGGTAAATGGCGGACATTCGAGTGACGCTCAGCTGATATTTAATGCCGGAATGCTTCCTCCCCGTACCGGAGCGGCTTGTTTTCGTTATGCGCGCAATAGCTATTTTACATTGGCAAAGGCGTTGAAAGAGAAAGGTTACAACACCCATACCATGCTGGGTGGTAATGCTTCGTTCTGGAATCAGGGAGTTTTGACCAGGCAATTGGGTTATGACGATCTGATAGCTGTCGATCAATATAATTGTGATGAGTATTACGAGATGGGACTCACCGACAGTACCTTTTTGGCTCAGTCGGTGGAAAAGCTGAAAGCGTTTAAACAGCCTTTTATGGCGCAGATGATTACGTTAAGTTCGCACGATCCCTATAAATTGCCCAATGACCGCATTTACCTGAAAGTGCCGTCCAATTGTCCTGCCGACATGGCTGCTTACCTGAATGCCATTCATTATGTGGATCAATGTATCGGAAGGTTTGTTGATGGACTGCGTAGTAACGGCTTGCTTTCTAAATCGGTATTGATTATTACTGGCGATCACGATTGTACCAAACGTCAACCGGCTCAGTGGCGGGTGTATGCAAAGCGATGGAATGCCGAGACTGCTCTTACTCCCTTTATTGTTGTAAATGGAAACCGGCAACAAACTTATGCTCCGGTTATGGGACAGATTGATATTTATCCGTCTTTAATTTCTATTCTCGGCCTGCAGAAATATCAATGGCATGGTTTGGGAACCAGTATTTTTGCTCCCGAAAAAACTCCGTTTGCCGTCAATGCACGTATGCATGAGTTTGGTGTGGCACAAATAGCAGCTTCTAACGTCCGTGAACATATAAAATCAGCCTGGAATGTCTCTGATTTGATGGTAACCCGCGATTATTTCGGAAAACAGTAG